The following coding sequences lie in one Rhizobium rhododendri genomic window:
- the acs gene encoding acetate--CoA ligase has product MSEKIYPVTKPARQNALITKEKYETWYADSIADPDAFWGEHGKRIDWFKPYTKVKNTSFTGKVSIKWFEDGLTNVAYNCIDRHLEKRGNQVAFIWEGDNPYIDKKITYNELYDQVCRLANVLKKHGVKKGDRVTIYMPMIPETAYAMLACARIGAVHSVVFGGFSPDALAGRIVDCQSTFIITSDEGVRAGKPVPLKDNTDTAIHIAARQQVMVDKVLVVRRTGGKTGWAPGRDLWYHQEMAAVTADCPPAKMKAEDPLFILYTSGSTGKPKGVLHTTGGYLVYAAMTHEYTFDYHDGDIYWCTADVGWVTGHSYIVYGPLANGATSVMFEGVPNFPDQGRFWEIVDKHKVNIFYTAPTAIRSLMGAGDEFVTRASRASLRLLGTVGEPINPEAWNWYYNVVGDGRCPVVDTWWQTETGGHMITPLPGATDLKPGSATKPFFGVIPELVDAEGRVLEGAADGNLCIADSWPGQMRTLYGDHKRFIEAYFSTYKGKYFTGDGCRRDADGYYWITGRVDDVLNVSGHRLGTAEVESALVSHNLISEAAVVGYPHAIKGQGIYCYVTLMSGHEGTDALRAELIKHVRTEIGPIATPDKIQFSPGLPKTRSGKIMRRILRKIAEDDFAALGDTSTLADPAVVDDLIANRQNKAEAA; this is encoded by the coding sequence ATGTCTGAAAAAATTTATCCGGTCACAAAGCCGGCCAGGCAGAATGCGCTGATCACCAAGGAAAAATACGAGACCTGGTACGCAGACAGCATCGCCGATCCCGACGCCTTCTGGGGCGAGCACGGCAAGCGCATCGATTGGTTCAAGCCCTACACCAAGGTCAAGAACACATCGTTCACCGGCAAGGTGTCGATCAAGTGGTTCGAGGACGGGCTGACCAACGTTGCCTATAACTGCATCGATCGCCATCTCGAAAAGCGCGGCAACCAAGTTGCCTTCATCTGGGAGGGCGACAATCCTTACATCGACAAGAAGATCACCTATAACGAACTCTACGATCAGGTTTGCCGGCTTGCCAACGTGCTGAAGAAGCACGGCGTCAAGAAGGGCGACCGCGTCACCATCTACATGCCGATGATCCCGGAAACCGCCTATGCGATGCTCGCCTGCGCCCGCATAGGCGCCGTGCACTCCGTCGTCTTCGGCGGCTTTTCGCCGGACGCGCTGGCAGGCAGAATCGTCGATTGCCAATCGACGTTCATCATCACTTCCGACGAGGGCGTACGCGCCGGCAAGCCAGTGCCGCTGAAGGACAACACCGATACGGCAATCCACATCGCCGCCCGCCAGCAGGTCATGGTCGACAAGGTGCTGGTCGTGCGCCGCACCGGCGGTAAGACCGGCTGGGCGCCCGGCCGCGACCTCTGGTACCACCAGGAAATGGCCGCCGTGACGGCGGATTGCCCGCCTGCGAAGATGAAGGCCGAGGACCCGTTGTTCATCCTCTACACCTCGGGCTCGACCGGCAAGCCGAAGGGCGTACTGCACACGACGGGCGGCTACCTCGTCTATGCGGCCATGACGCACGAATACACCTTCGATTACCATGACGGCGATATTTACTGGTGCACCGCCGATGTTGGCTGGGTCACAGGCCATTCCTATATCGTCTACGGTCCACTCGCCAACGGCGCGACATCTGTCATGTTCGAGGGCGTGCCCAATTTCCCCGACCAGGGCCGTTTCTGGGAGATCGTCGACAAGCACAAGGTCAACATTTTCTACACTGCGCCAACCGCAATCCGCTCGCTGATGGGGGCAGGCGACGAGTTCGTTACTCGCGCCTCACGCGCCAGCCTGAGGCTGCTCGGCACAGTCGGCGAACCCATCAACCCGGAAGCCTGGAACTGGTATTACAATGTCGTCGGCGATGGCAGATGTCCGGTGGTCGACACCTGGTGGCAGACCGAGACCGGCGGACACATGATCACGCCGCTGCCCGGCGCTACGGATCTGAAACCGGGCTCGGCCACCAAGCCGTTCTTCGGAGTCATTCCCGAGCTGGTCGATGCCGAGGGCAGGGTGCTCGAGGGTGCCGCAGACGGTAATCTCTGCATCGCCGACAGCTGGCCCGGCCAGATGCGCACGCTCTATGGTGACCACAAGCGTTTCATCGAGGCCTATTTCTCTACCTACAAGGGCAAATACTTCACCGGCGACGGCTGCCGGCGCGACGCCGATGGCTATTATTGGATAACCGGCCGTGTGGACGACGTACTCAACGTCTCCGGCCACCGGCTTGGAACGGCGGAGGTCGAATCGGCGCTGGTGTCGCACAACCTTATCTCGGAAGCCGCTGTCGTCGGTTACCCTCATGCAATCAAGGGGCAGGGGATCTACTGCTACGTGACGCTGATGTCCGGCCACGAAGGCACCGATGCGCTGAGGGCCGAGCTCATCAAGCATGTGCGGACCGAGATCGGCCCAATCGCCACGCCAGACAAGATCCAGTTCTCGCCGGGCCTTCCGAAAACGCGCTCGGGAAAGATCATGCGCCGTATCCTGCGCAAGATCGCCGAGGACGATTTCGCGGCGCTGGGAGATACCTCCACCCTTGCCGATCCCGCCGTCGTCGACGACCTCATCGCCAACCGCCAGAACAAGGCAGAGGCAGCCTGA
- a CDS encoding CsbD family protein, which produces MGSTSDKASGLANEAVGNVKQGVGKLVGNEKLQAEGKLQEIKGEGQQALGDAKDTVKDGAAAASDYANKKL; this is translated from the coding sequence ATGGGTAGCACATCAGACAAGGCCTCGGGTCTCGCCAATGAAGCCGTCGGCAACGTCAAGCAGGGCGTTGGCAAGCTTGTCGGCAACGAAAAGCTGCAGGCTGAGGGCAAGCTGCAGGAAATAAAGGGCGAAGGCCAGCAGGCACTTGGCGACGCCAAGGACACCGTCAAGGACGGCGCCGCAGCAGCTTCGGACTACGCCAACAAGAAGCTCTGA
- a CDS encoding aspartate-semialdehyde dehydrogenase, translated as MGFKVAIAGATGNVGREMLNILSERGFPADEVVALASARSQGTEVSFGDRTLKVQNLENYNFADTDICLMSAGGEISKKWSPKIGAQGCVVIDNSSAWRYDQDVPLIVPEVNADAIDMFTRRNIIANPNCSTAQLVVALKPLHDFAKIKRIVVSTYQSVSGAGKDGMDELFNQTRAVFVADPMANKKFPKRIAFNVIPHIDVFMEDGYTKEEWKVLAETKKILDPKIRVTCTAVRVPVFIGHSESVNIEFENEISADQARDILREAPGCIVIDKHEDGGYMTPYESAGEDATYISRIREDATVENGLNIWVVSDNLRKGAALNAIQIAELLINRGLIKPRKQAA; from the coding sequence ATGGGTTTCAAAGTCGCAATCGCAGGCGCTACCGGCAATGTCGGTCGTGAAATGCTCAACATCCTCTCCGAACGCGGCTTTCCCGCCGACGAAGTCGTGGCGCTGGCCTCGGCCCGCAGCCAGGGAACGGAAGTGTCGTTCGGCGACCGGACGCTGAAGGTCCAGAACCTCGAAAACTACAATTTTGCCGATACCGACATCTGCCTGATGTCGGCCGGCGGCGAAATCTCTAAGAAGTGGTCGCCGAAGATCGGTGCGCAGGGCTGCGTCGTCATCGATAATTCGTCGGCCTGGCGCTACGATCAGGACGTGCCGCTGATCGTGCCGGAAGTGAATGCCGACGCTATCGACATGTTCACCCGCCGCAACATCATTGCCAATCCCAATTGCTCGACTGCACAGCTTGTCGTCGCCCTGAAGCCGCTGCATGATTTTGCCAAGATCAAGCGCATCGTCGTATCGACCTACCAGTCGGTGTCGGGCGCCGGCAAGGATGGCATGGACGAACTGTTCAACCAGACACGCGCTGTCTTCGTTGCCGATCCGATGGCCAACAAGAAGTTTCCAAAGCGCATCGCCTTCAACGTAATCCCGCACATCGATGTGTTCATGGAAGACGGCTACACGAAGGAAGAGTGGAAGGTGCTGGCCGAAACCAAGAAGATCCTCGATCCGAAGATCAGGGTGACCTGCACGGCCGTGCGCGTTCCGGTCTTCATCGGCCACTCGGAATCAGTCAATATCGAGTTCGAGAACGAAATTAGCGCCGATCAGGCGCGCGACATCCTGCGCGAAGCGCCCGGCTGCATCGTCATCGACAAGCACGAGGACGGCGGCTACATGACGCCATACGAATCGGCCGGCGAGGACGCGACCTATATCTCGCGCATCCGTGAGGACGCGACCGTCGAGAATGGCCTCAACATCTGGGTCGTCTCCGACAACCTTCGCAAGGGTGCCGCCCTGAACGCCATCCAGATCGCCGAGCTGTTGATCAATCGCGGGCTCATCAAGCCCCGCAAGCAGGCCGCCTGA
- a CDS encoding lytic murein transglycosylase: MRMKKSGWAALAAVLMITAPVAAEAAQCGNTAAGFPAWVGEFKQEAAAKGISPQVLDRAFADVHYNQPTIRADRGQKSFKLSFEEFMKKRGGQTVINRGRGMKQANAALFANIERKYGVPAGPLIAIWGMETGFGSYMGNEHTMSAVSTLSYDCRRSDYFTDQLYAALKLVGEGYLSPSARGAAHGEIGQTQFLPRNVVNFGVDGDGNGRIDMVGSKADALASTANFLRGHGWRPGEGYQPGEPNFNAIAGWNAAVVYQQSIAYIGKQIDGK, from the coding sequence ATGCGCATGAAGAAGTCTGGTTGGGCGGCGCTCGCAGCCGTGCTCATGATAACGGCGCCGGTGGCAGCCGAGGCTGCGCAGTGCGGCAACACGGCAGCCGGATTTCCGGCCTGGGTCGGTGAGTTCAAGCAGGAAGCGGCAGCCAAGGGCATCAGCCCCCAGGTTCTCGACCGCGCCTTTGCCGATGTCCACTACAACCAGCCGACGATCCGTGCCGACCGTGGCCAGAAGAGCTTCAAGCTGTCGTTCGAAGAGTTCATGAAGAAGCGCGGCGGCCAGACGGTCATCAATCGTGGCCGCGGCATGAAGCAGGCGAACGCCGCATTGTTTGCCAACATCGAGCGCAAATACGGCGTGCCGGCCGGTCCCCTGATCGCAATCTGGGGCATGGAAACAGGCTTTGGCAGCTATATGGGCAATGAGCACACGATGTCCGCCGTCTCGACGCTGTCCTACGATTGCCGCCGCAGCGACTATTTCACCGATCAGCTTTATGCAGCGCTGAAACTGGTTGGCGAAGGCTATCTCAGCCCGTCGGCACGTGGCGCAGCCCATGGCGAAATCGGCCAGACGCAGTTTCTGCCACGCAATGTCGTCAATTTCGGCGTTGACGGCGACGGCAATGGCCGGATCGACATGGTCGGCTCGAAGGCCGATGCGCTCGCCTCGACTGCCAACTTCCTGCGCGGCCACGGCTGGCGTCCAGGCGAGGGCTACCAGCCCGGCGAACCGAATTTCAATGCCATTGCCGGCTGGAATGCTGCCGTCGTCTATCAGCAGTCGATCGCCTATATCGGTAAGCAGATCGACGGAAAGTAA
- a CDS encoding GGDEF domain-containing protein, with the protein MQFQTIKKTVLAAILLPFAFMMAAGLLLIASSFEQYRTLEADRLVAEMLAHGGAIASTEIPAEMVATQAFLLDRNPDTAAAMRSTRDAVDSARRHFFARLPSADKFSGGINGQLSRLRFGYSRIVGLRSAIDDGRYGRHANVGYMYRQAALRQLGLGDSLSALIHDPLLLRKSNELMSILLTYHGELVVNNIGSHYLEQIGFSAMSREQLLQGDVTRRLGTDRLRFHTSSPVIRGIIDFLNQPGEKRADVYSQAILSGVLRPTPELRNLWTVAEEGRLAFLRQNILSVTQNLQDTGDELSRRAHYHLLAVVGLALILSLLAAIVGGLAVKGMRLLDRLTREREELVTELRSASQTDLLTGLYNRRGFEAAAEALLGKDRARPVAVVLFDLDHFKKINDQHGHDVGDDVLRQVAAIAKRNFRGVDLLVRHGGEEFPALLPDTSKDEAASVAERMRRAVQDARIPLPDGGVVDVTASFGCAARTYSAHGDHFEDLIKKADMALYAAKASGRNYVATSGIVERRRSSPA; encoded by the coding sequence ATGCAATTCCAGACCATCAAGAAAACAGTCCTTGCTGCGATCCTCCTGCCGTTTGCTTTCATGATGGCGGCCGGACTTCTGCTGATCGCGTCGTCCTTCGAGCAGTACCGGACGCTGGAGGCAGACCGGCTGGTAGCCGAAATGCTGGCGCACGGCGGCGCCATTGCCTCGACGGAAATTCCGGCCGAAATGGTGGCAACGCAGGCCTTCCTGCTCGATAGAAATCCCGACACCGCAGCAGCAATGCGCAGCACAAGGGATGCCGTCGACAGCGCCCGCAGGCACTTCTTTGCGCGACTGCCCTCAGCGGACAAATTTTCCGGTGGCATCAATGGCCAGCTGTCACGGCTGCGCTTCGGTTACAGCCGGATCGTCGGCCTCAGGTCGGCCATCGACGACGGGCGCTACGGCCGCCATGCCAATGTCGGCTATATGTACCGGCAGGCAGCACTTCGCCAGCTGGGCCTTGGCGACAGCCTCTCAGCCCTGATCCACGATCCATTGCTGCTGCGCAAGTCGAATGAGCTGATGAGCATCCTTCTGACCTATCACGGCGAGCTCGTGGTCAACAATATCGGCAGCCATTACCTCGAACAGATCGGTTTTTCCGCCATGTCGCGCGAGCAGCTGCTGCAAGGCGACGTGACACGGCGCCTGGGTACGGACCGGTTGCGCTTTCACACCTCTTCGCCGGTCATACGCGGCATCATCGACTTCCTCAACCAGCCGGGCGAAAAGCGCGCCGATGTTTATTCGCAGGCGATCCTCTCCGGCGTCCTGCGACCGACGCCGGAGCTGCGCAACCTCTGGACGGTGGCTGAGGAGGGACGGCTGGCGTTCCTGCGGCAGAACATCCTCTCCGTGACGCAAAATCTCCAGGATACCGGCGACGAACTATCGCGGCGTGCCCACTATCATTTGCTGGCAGTGGTAGGTCTGGCACTCATCCTGTCGCTGTTGGCGGCCATCGTCGGCGGTCTCGCGGTCAAGGGGATGCGTCTGCTCGACCGGCTGACCCGCGAGCGTGAGGAACTGGTGACCGAACTGCGCAGCGCCTCGCAGACGGACCTGCTGACAGGCCTCTACAATCGCCGTGGCTTCGAGGCTGCTGCAGAGGCGCTGCTTGGCAAGGATCGCGCCCGTCCGGTTGCTGTCGTGCTTTTCGATCTCGATCATTTCAAGAAGATCAACGACCAGCATGGCCACGATGTGGGAGACGATGTGCTGCGGCAGGTGGCCGCCATTGCCAAGCGCAATTTTCGCGGCGTCGACCTGCTGGTGCGCCACGGCGGCGAAGAGTTTCCAGCCCTGCTGCCCGACACCAGCAAGGATGAAGCTGCATCGGTTGCCGAGCGGATGCGGCGCGCGGTGCAGGACGCCCGCATTCCGCTGCCCGACGGCGGCGTCGTCGATGTCACCGCCAGCTTTGGCTGCGCTGCCCGGACCTATTCGGCGCACGGCGATCATTTCGAGGACCTGATCAAGAAAGCCGACATGGCGCTCTACGCAGCTAAGGCCAGCGGCCGGAACTACGTCGCCACCTCAGGCATCGTCGAGAGACGCCGTAGCAGCCCGGCCTAA
- a CDS encoding carbonic anhydrase yields the protein MHTFPSFLIDGYNSFMGGRYVDERERYRSLAEQGQSPSTMVIACSDSRAAPETIFDAGPGEMFVIRNVANIVPPYEPDGNFHATSAALEFAVQALKIKNIVVMGHGRCGGIRAALDPSSEPLSPGDFIGRWMSLVSTAAEQIQNNDMMTQGERQTALERVSIRNSIANLRSFPDIRELEKEGQLQLHGAWFDISTGELWVMDGETGDFIRPGA from the coding sequence ATGCACACTTTTCCTTCTTTCCTGATCGACGGCTACAACAGCTTCATGGGCGGGCGCTACGTTGACGAGCGCGAGCGCTATCGCAGCCTTGCGGAGCAGGGCCAAAGCCCCTCGACAATGGTGATTGCCTGTTCCGATTCGCGGGCAGCCCCGGAAACAATTTTCGATGCCGGTCCCGGCGAGATGTTCGTCATCCGCAACGTCGCAAACATCGTGCCGCCCTATGAGCCGGATGGCAATTTCCATGCGACATCGGCAGCACTCGAGTTTGCCGTGCAGGCGCTGAAGATCAAGAACATCGTCGTCATGGGCCACGGTCGCTGCGGCGGTATCCGTGCTGCCCTCGACCCGAGCTCCGAGCCGCTTTCTCCCGGTGATTTCATCGGTCGCTGGATGTCGCTGGTTTCCACTGCGGCCGAGCAGATCCAGAACAACGACATGATGACCCAGGGCGAGCGTCAGACGGCACTCGAGCGCGTTTCCATTCGCAATTCGATCGCCAATCTGCGCAGCTTCCCGGATATCCGCGAACTCGAAAAAGAGGGCCAGTTGCAGCTTCACGGCGCATGGTTCGACATCTCGACGGGCGAATTGTGGGTCATGGACGGCGAAACCGGCGACTTCATCCGTCCCGGCGCTTGA
- the pdxY gene encoding pyridoxal kinase PdxY: MSDTAEGAVLVISSHVVRGSVGNRAAVFALETLGHPVWALPTIVLPWHPGHGRSTRLTFPEADFDLAIDDLLAAPWLPEVKAVLSGYFANAAQAHSVARLITAMREKTPDLFYACDPVIGDLGGLYVPQPTAEAIRDHLLPLASLATPNRYELAWLSGAPLDDNNAVMEAALALGPSRMLVTSAVPMMAGGTGNLYLSGRNALLAEHRAIDNAPNGLGDLLAALFLSRLMSGMEEERALQLATASVYEVLARAVKRGSDELTLAADAASLSTPMAMVQMRHLMHPAHRRKR; the protein is encoded by the coding sequence ATGTCGGACACAGCAGAGGGCGCGGTCCTTGTCATTTCCAGCCACGTGGTGCGGGGCTCGGTGGGTAACCGCGCTGCCGTCTTTGCGCTGGAGACGCTGGGGCATCCCGTCTGGGCGCTGCCAACCATTGTTTTGCCATGGCACCCCGGCCATGGAAGATCGACACGGCTGACATTTCCTGAAGCCGATTTCGACCTTGCCATCGATGACCTGCTGGCGGCACCCTGGCTTCCGGAGGTCAAGGCCGTGCTGTCCGGCTACTTCGCCAATGCCGCCCAGGCACATTCGGTCGCCCGGCTGATCACGGCGATGCGCGAAAAGACGCCGGACCTGTTCTATGCCTGCGATCCCGTCATCGGCGATCTCGGCGGGCTCTACGTGCCGCAGCCGACGGCGGAAGCCATCCGCGACCATCTCTTGCCCCTCGCCTCGCTGGCAACGCCGAACCGCTACGAGCTTGCCTGGCTTTCCGGTGCGCCGCTCGACGACAACAATGCCGTGATGGAAGCAGCCCTGGCGCTCGGTCCGTCGCGCATGCTCGTGACTTCGGCGGTGCCGATGATGGCCGGCGGCACCGGCAATCTCTATCTCAGCGGTCGCAACGCGCTGCTGGCCGAACACCGGGCAATCGACAACGCCCCGAACGGTCTCGGCGACCTGCTGGCGGCACTGTTCCTGTCGCGGCTGATGTCCGGCATGGAAGAGGAGCGGGCGCTGCAGCTGGCAACAGCCAGCGTCTACGAGGTGCTCGCCCGTGCCGTGAAGCGCGGCAGTGACGAACTGACGCTGGCGGCCGACGCGGCCAGCCTGTCGACACCGATGGCCATGGTGCAGATGCGCCACCTCATGCATCCGGCCCACCGTCGCAAGCGCTAG